CTTGTCTTTCCCCATAATAAAATTTTCTCTAATACCTCTAATGGATAGAAATCTTGATCATTAATCGCACAGGTCTTATAACCAAAAATCATCATTGGAGTTTTAACTTCTCTTTTTAAGATTATCCTTCTTTCACCGGTTATCGGTAAATCAAAAGGTTTTCTCTCTTTAATATCGGTTCTTTTCTTTATTTTGCCAAAATATTTCTTAATCTTTTTCATCGCCTCATCAATTTTCACATTTCCCGAAAGGACAATTATCGCATTATTTGGTTGATAATAATTCTTATACCAGTTAACCAAATCTTCATAGGTTAATCTTTCTAAAATGGGCATCCAGCCAATAACTGGCTGGCGATAGGGATGTAAAAAATAACTAATTAATCCAAAACCTTCCCATAATGGTGAATAGGGAGTATTCTCACCAAGCCTTCTCTCTTCCATTACCACCCTTTTTTCTGTTTCAAACTCCTTTCTATCTAATGCGAGGTTTGCCATCCTATCGGCTTCCATTTTTAAGACAATATCATAATAATCTTTACCAATATCTGCCCAATAACAGGTATAAAGTTCCGAAGTGAAGGCGTTATCAATACCACCTAAGGCACGGATTGTCTCACTATAAGAATTCTTGGGAAAATTTTTGCTTCCCTTAA
This candidate division WOR-3 bacterium DNA region includes the following protein-coding sequences:
- a CDS encoding pitrilysin family protein — translated: MSFLILSLFFNSSLFVYKDSLPNGLKILIYPDTNSEIVSCQVWYKVGSYYEPENLTGISHLLEHMAFKGSKNFPKNSYSETIRALGGIDNAFTSELYTCYWADIGKDYYDIVLKMEADRMANLALDRKEFETEKRVVMEERRLGENTPYSPLWEGFGLISYFLHPYRQPVIGWMPILERLTYEDLVNWYKNYYQPNNAIIVLSGNVKIDEAMKKIKKYFGKIKKRTDIKERKPFDLPITGERRIILKREVKTPMMIFGYKTCAINDQDFYPLEVLEKILLWGKTSRLYQKLINEKNLLISISGGSDIQKDTGIFYFFLVAEDTSKLFLAEKEIEKELENIINEKIKEEELNRIKTRILAEYVFQRERVRSIGFVLGSNEIATGSYKFYEEYPKGIEQVKEEEIKEVIKKYFHKDNKISAILLPK